TTCGACACCGAGCGTTCGATATAATCGGCAGGCCGGAACAGGTGCGGATAAAAAGTAATGCCTTGCTGTTCGAACAGGCGGTCGAATCCGGTCAACGCCTGTTCGACCTGGCGGGACACCGACAGCGTATTCGCGCCGTACTGCCCGATCACCATCATCACGATGCCGGCCTTGCCGCCGATCTGCGCCGCGCCGATCGGCGGCTCCGGCGCATAGGCGATCGCCGCCGCATCGCCGAGCGTGACGTTCATGCCCTTGTCGCGCTTGACGATGATTTTCGCCAGCTGTTCGGGCGTGGCGGCACTTCCCGCCGTTTGCAGAGTGAAACGCTGGTTGTGGTTTTCGATGAAGCCGCCGCCCTGGATCACCCCCGCCTGGGAAGCCGCCTGCGTGATGTCTTGGAGCGCCAGATTGAATTTGCGCAGCCGAACCGGGTCGACCTGAACCTGCAATTGCTTGACGTCGCCGCCGAACACATTCACGTCCGCGACGCCGGGCACCGCGAGCAGGCGCGGCACGATCGTCCAGTCGACCAGGCTGCGCAGCGCCATCAGGTCCTTGCTGTCCGACGTCAGGCCCAGCGTCAGCACGGTCGCCGAGGAGGAGGACAAGGGCACCGCAACCGGAATCACGCCAGGCGGCAAGCGGGAAGGCAATTCGGCCAGACGTTCCCCGACCAGTTGCCGGTTGCGGTAGATATCGGTCTCTTCGGCGAAATTGACCGTCACGATCGACAGCCCCTGGATCGACTCGGAACGGACCGTTTCGAGTCCGATCAAGCCGCTGACCGCCATCTCGACCGGCTGCGTGACCAGGATTTCGACCTGCTCGGCCGACAGGCCCGGCGCTTCGGTTTGAATGATCACCCGCTTCGGCGAAAATTCGGGAAAGATGTCGAGCCCGGCGGTCGCGAAGCGGTAGCCGCCGTAGCCGAGTATCATCATGGCGATCGCAATCACGACGCCGTGGAAACGAATCGAAAAACGGACGAGCGCTGCCAGCATGCGTTATCCGCCCTGCCTAGACAATGGCCGTTAAACCGATGCGGTTTCTGAGGTTTTACTACGGAAATTCTTCCAGATCTGATGCACGATCGGCAGCAGCGAAATCGCCACGATGCTTAAAATCACCAGTTCGAAATTCTTCTGCACGATTTCCAGATTGCCGAACTGGTAGCCCAGCATCGTCAGGCCGCCGACCCAGAGCATCGCGCCGCCGATGCAAAAGCCGAGATAACGCACATAGCACATGTTGCCTGCGCCGGCCACGAAAGGCGCGACAGTCCGGACCAGCGGCACGAAGCGCGCAATGATCACGGTGCGGCCGCCGTATTGTTCGTAGTAGGCCTCGGTGCGCTCGATGTACTCGCGCTTGAAGAAACCGATTTTTTCCCTGGCCTTGATTTTTTGGCCGAGAAACCGGCCCACCACGTAATTCACATTGTCGCCGGTCAACGCGGCCGCGATCAACAGCACGATCAGCACGTAAATGTCCAGTTGCCCGGTGCTGGCGGTCAGCGCGCCGGCCGCGAACAACAGCGAGTCGCCCGGCAGCCAGGGCATCACGACCAGACCGGTTTCGCAGAACACGATCAGGAACAAAATCGTATAGGTCAGCACGCCGTATCGGGCGAAAATGTCGGCCAGATGCGCATTGATGTGCAAGAAGAAGTCGAGAACGTGGGTCAATATATCCATAAAAAAATCGAGTTATAAAAGCAATCGGATCAGGAGCCGAACGCTCGACTTCCAAGAAAAGCATATTGATGAAGCTGGGACACATTATATAGAATAACCGATCCATCCCCCGAATCCATGAGACCGCCGCAAGCCATGTTAAAACAAGTCAAAGATTCACCCAAACTCGAACAGTTCAAAGCCCGCCATCCGAACGCCAATGTGGTCGTCATCGTTTTCGCGATCGTGATGTTATGGCGAGGCGCGTGGGGATTGCTCGACACCTACCTGTTCCCCGGCTCGCCGACCTTGAGCTATCTGGTCTGCATCGGCCTCGGCGCCGCGATCCTGTATCTGGATAATTTCAGCATCGACAATCTGAAGCGGTAAGACCCGTTCCAGAGTGCCGTAGCCTCGATGCAGTGCAACGAAGCCGAGGGGGGAACCTAAATCGGAGACGGCATTCCTCGATTTCGCTGCGCTTCATCGAGGCGGCGCCCATCGATTACGTCCTCATCAACCCGTCCAGCGTCAACCCGCAGCTCGGCGCGAACGCCTGCATGAAAAACACCACTTCCGGCTGCCGGTAGCCGGCTATCGTTTCGGCCAGTTCCTGCGCGGCGGTTTCGAATTCGGTATTGCCAGCCTTCATCTCCGCCTGGCATTTCAGATAAGCGGAGATCTTGTCCGCCGCCTTGATGATCCGGACATGCTCTTCGGGCATCGCGTCATGCAGGATCAGCGTCTCGAAATCGGCCTGCAGCTCGGACGGCAAGAGTTTCAAGAGTTCCTTCTCGGCCTGCTTTTCAATCTGCTTGTAGGCGACGTTGATCGCTTCGGAATGGTATTTGATCGGCGTCGGCAGGTCGCCGGTGATCACCTCGGTAATGTCGTGATAGAGCGCCGCGGCCGCGACCGCGTTCGCGTCGAGATTGCCGCCGTAGTAGCGGTTCTTGATCAACGCCAGCGTATGCGCGATCACCGCCACTTCCCAGCTGTGTTCCATCACGTTTTCGTCGTGCGCGTTGCGCTTCAGCCCCCAGCGCTTGATCCACCGAAGCCGCGACAGATAGGCGTAGAAAGGGGTCGAAACCGAGATTTTTGCCGCATCAACCATCAGAATTCTTCCACAAAGGTGTTGTCCAGCGGCGTCTGCACGTAATGCCTGTGTTCCTCCCAGAAATAATAGTAACCCTTGTCGGTCGAAGTCGCCTTGTCGTTTCTGACGATCCGGGTCTTTTCGGTGTTGCCGCCCCTATATTCGACCACCTTGCGCGACATCCGGTTAAACCAGTCCTGCGAACATCCCGTCAACAGGGCGAACGGGACAAAGGAAATCAATTTTTTCATGAGGTCTTCGATCAATTTGGCGTGACGATGGGAATTTTGATGGTTAAATATAGCATTTTGCCCTTCCCGACACATCATGCAGATTCAGTGGTATCCCGGCCATATGCACAAGGCCGGCAAGGAAATAAAGGAAATCCTGCCGAAAACCGACATCGTGATCGAGGTGCTCGACGCGCGCATTCCGTTCAGCAGCGCCAATCCGCTGCTCGCTTCGCTGCGCGGCGACAAGCCTTGCCTGAAAGTACTGAGCAAGAGCGATCTGGCCGACCCGGAACTGACCGCCGTCTGGCAGGATTACCTGGAACGGGAGCAAGGCGTCAAAACGCTCGCCCTGACCAGCCGCGAACCCGAAAAGATACGCAAAATTCCGGCGCTTTGCCGGAACATGCTGGCCGGGCAGATGCAGAACGACCGGATCGTGCACGCGCTGATCATGGGCATCCCGAACGTCGGCAAATCGACCCTGATCAACATCCTGGCCGGCCGCACGGTCGCCAAGACCGGCAACGAGCCGGCCGTGACCAAGACCCAGCAGCGCATCGCCATCGGCAGCAACGTCGTGCTGCTCGACACTCCCGGCATGCTCTGGCCGAACATCGAAAACAGGCACAGCGGCCTCCGGCTCGCCGCCACCGGCGCGATCAAGGACACCGCGCTGCATCATGAGGCGGTCGCCGCCTTCGTGGCCGGCTACCTGAACCGACAGTATCCCGACTACCTGCGCGAGCGTTTCCGGCTGGAGCGGATTCCGGAATCCGACGAAGCGGTGCTGGAAGCGATCAGCCGCAAACGCGGCTGCTTGCGCGCCGGCGGGCAGATGGATCTGGACAAGGCGGCCAAAATCCTGCTTGCAGAATTCCGCGCCGGTACAGTGGGACGAGTTACCCTCGAAACGCCGCCGATGATGGAACAGGAACTGGCCGAAGTGACTGTGATCCGGGAGCAAAAGGCGAAGAAGAAGCGTTTGCGCAAGCTGAATAAATTATCTCATGAATAATTAAACACCCATTCTTTAACCTGCAACATACTACGCGGACTGCCAGTCATGGCGAATCCGCCTGCGGATGTTACGGGATGATCGAGCCACCCTTCAAGGTCGATGGCCGGCTCCGGCGCGGCAATACCGCCAACCGTATTGCCGGCTCGATCTTGCGCCCGTTCAAACCGGCGGCAGCAAACCTTCTATGGCAGCGGCCAGTTGCTCGGGTTTGGTCGCAGAACCGTAACGCCCCACGACGTCTCCTTGCCGGTTCACCAGAAACTTTGTGAAATTCCATTTGATCGCGGTCGAGCCGAGAATGCCCTTCGCCTGCGCCTTGAGATACCTGAACAGCGGATCGGCCTGTTCGCCGTTGACCTCGATTTTCGAAAACATCGGGAAACTGACCCCATAATTGACGGTGCAGAACGACCGGATATCTTCCGCATTGCCCGGCTCCTGTGCGCCGAACTGGTTGCAGGGAAATCCCAATACCGCCAGTCCCCGGTCGCGGTAGCGCCGGTACAGCTCCTCCAGCCCCTGGTATTGCGGCGTAAAGCCGCAGCGGCTGGCCGTATTGACGATCAGCAGCACCTTGCCGCGGTATTGATCGAGAGAGGCCTCGGTGCCGTTCAGAGAAGTTACCTTAAAATCATAAATGGAAGTTGTCATCGTTTTTCTCCTTAAAATTGTGAACACACATCAAGAAATCGGACTGTCGTACCGGCGCGCGCCGTTTTTGCGGCTTGCCGCTCCGGGCGGCTCTTGCCGGGTCTTTCTCGGACCCAAAATGACGGAAAGCGATTCGGAATATCGCGGGCATCCCCTATTTGCCCCAGAGATTTCTTTTGAAAACAAGCTGTCGACCATCTCGCCGAATCCTGAATCAATTATGGCGCCGAAATCTTCCCCGCCGCTTACTGAAATGATAAGCGCCTGAATTTTCTCTATTTCAAAAATAACATTCGATTCTTCGATATTAAATGTAAATAAATTTCGCTTGTCAAATATAATACTTAGATTACCATTATCCATCATGTACTTGAATAATTCTTTGTTCGTTGCGGATCGTTTCGCAATAGCTGGATCATATTAATCGGAGATTCATTTTAAACAGCTTAAATAAAGAAGCCCCTAAATCATGGTTACAGAGTAAATATGCAATGAATTGGAAACTTTTTAATGAGAAAAAACTCATAACAAAATTTAAAATCTTTGTTATGGCACTTCTAATTATTATTTATTCCTATTTTGATATTCGATTGCTTCGTAAATCCCCTAGCAATTCCAAAACGAAGCGTTAATAAATAAAAAATGCTACCAGATAACCGTTTCGAGACAGCTGGATTACGGTAATCGTGATGGTTTTTAAAAGAATGGCTTGGGTTAAAGATTTTACTGGAGAAAAAACTCAGAAATTGCTGAATCATGGCTAGCGAGGCAAGCTCCAATGAATCGGAATGTCTTCAATGAAAATAAATTTTCAACAACACATAAAGCTATTGCGTGGATAATCCTGGTAATTATAGTTTATGGCCAAATAGATACGATTATACATTTGTCGCTTGAGCTTCTTCATATTTTATTTGAAATACTGGAGTCGACTCTGGATCACTTAGTAGAACATATTTTTCATACCGATGCCCGTACTACACAGATAATCAGTTTTTACCTCATACTGATTATTGCGGGACTTGCCTCCTATATACTGATTACCTTGATACCGACAGGGTATTACTTTATTAAATATAGGATTTGCAATAGTTATCATCGCAGGTGCGAGAAGATTTCTGGCTTGTGGCAGGCGACAAGCACGGTCAACAAAGTCATAGGGTGGGCGGTTTTAGCTGTATTTTCCGGCATGTTGGTATTAGGGGTATTAAGTTAAGCATAGATAAAATCAGAGAATCAACGAATAAAAATATATCTGAAAAACGGCGAACTACCCATAGAAGGTATTGCAAAAAATACATCGCCTAGTGTGTTCACCCACTGATTCGATATTCATGGCTATAATTTTTGATGAGCGATTACACGGCTGGCGCTTCGTTCTGTTTAATGCCATGCTGGCTTTTGGGCACATGGCGGTATTGTTCAATGCGGGTTCTTATATTGCGTTGATGCCTCATGTCGCCGGTGATCTGGGTGGAGTAAAACCCAGTTTCGGAACTTGGGCCCAAACCGATTTCATGATTGCCATCGCACTGGGTTTCCCGTTAAGCCGCTGGCTTTCAGGAAAATACGGTACTTGCTCTGTGTGGGTCACGGCGTTCGTCGTCTACGCGTTGGCGTCTTCTCTGTGCGCGATCAGCGAAACCCTGTGGCTATTCCTTCCTGCGCGCATTTTGCTTGGTTTGGTGGGGGGACTCACGCTCCCGGTTGGCCAGTCCCTGCTGCTCGAAGAATATCCGGATCACCTGAAGCTGCTGGGCCTGGGGGTATGGGGGCTAGTCAGCATGATGCCATTCACGATCAGTTTTTCAGTCGGCGGCATTATTGCCGACGAGTTTGGCTGGCGTTCCTTATTTTATTTAAATATTCCCGTCGCCCTCATTGTTGCCGCAATCACCGGCGCATTGCTTGCCGGCAGAGAATTCGAACGCAGTTACATCCGTTTCGATGCTATCGGTTTTGTGCTTTTAGCCATCGTTTTGGGCGGCATTCAGACCATTTTGAATCAGGGAAACGATTTTGACTGGCTGGACTCCACTTTTTTGAGCGTACTACTGACCTTGGTCATCGCCGCTTTAATTCTTTTTGTTGTCTGGGAACTTGGCGAGCGCCATCCGGTGCTGGAAATACGTCTTTTCGGCCATTGCAATTTCACTATCGGCGTGCTCGCTTCGACCGTCGGATTTCTGTTGATTCAGGGAATCCTTTCGCTGTTTATTGTTCAACTGCAAGTCTTGCTGGGCTATTCCTCATTTTTAGCCAGCATGGTTTTTCTGCCTATGCTCCTGCTGGCCGTGCCTGTCGCCATTGCGATGCATGTGGTAACCCTGGAATGGGATGCACGCTTGCTGGTCTGTCTCAATTTTCTGAGCTTTGCAGGCGTTTGGTACTGGCTCGGATTATTCGACGATCCGGGTTCGTTCGATCAAATTTTTTGGCCGATGCTGCTGCTCGGATTTTGTCTGGGTTCGTTTTTTGTGCCGTTGACCCGTTTAACCGTACACGGCTTGTCGGGTCGACAAGAACGGCGGGCCGCCGAAGAAACCGGCCTGCTGCGTATCGCGGCGGGGGCATTCGGCATTACTTTGCAAGGCGTTTTATTTTTTCGCAGAACACCGTTCCATCAACTGCATCTGGCGGATAATTTTGGCGGAAGACGCTTCGCCTCGCTAAACCTGCTGCAAGAATTTTCGCTTCGGTTGAAAACCGCCGGCGTCGCGCCGGAGGCCATCAATAATGAATTCGTGCTGTTCATCAGGAAGCAAGCGGCCATCCTGGCCATGAACGATACTTTTTTACTGGCCAGTTATTTATTTGCCGGGCTTGCCGGGCTGATCTGGCTCGCGTCCCCCGTGTACCCTTCTCCACATCCTGGCAGACGCCAAGAGATAGAAGATATTCAAGCGGAACAATTGATGGAGGAACCATGATAAGTCCATTGAAACCGCGGCGATGGATGTTGATCTTACTGCTTGTCGTCTCGGGCTGCGCCTGGATACCTGAAGGAGAAAAGCCTGCGCAGTTTATCGAGATGCCGTCCACGGAACACATCTCATCGCAGGTCCGCGTCGATGAGACAGGGGCTCCGTCGAAGCAATGGCCGAAACCGGAGTGGTGGCGCGAATTCGGCAGCGATGAACTCAATAGCCTTATGGCAAAGGCTTTACAGGGCAATCCTGACCTGAAGGCAGCGGCCGCCAGACTGCGTCAGGCGCAAGCCCTGATTCGCGTGGAAGGCGCCCGCCTGCTGCCGTTTCTGGACGCGGATGCGGAGCTTGCGAATGAACGGATCTCGGAGCATGGCGTGTATGCGGCGCTCAATCGCGAAGAGGCGGCCGGCGCCAATATTGTCTTCGGAAAAATGAATCCCTTGAGTTTACGCTACGAGTTCGATTTCTGGGGGAAATACCGCGCGGCGCTTGAAGCGGCAATCGGCGAAGCGGCTTCCGAAGACGCGGAACTGGCCGAAACCCGGCTGCTGTTGACGACTGCGATCGCGCGCTCCTATATCCGCGGCCTAGCGTTGCGCCGACAGCTCGATCTATCCCGAAAAATAGTCGAGTTGCGGAAAGAAATGCTGCATCTGGCCGAGACGCGGCTCGAATTAGGCATCGATTCCGAAGACCCTGCGGAACAGGCCGGCATCGAATTGGAGGCGGCCAACAAGCGCGAAGCCGGTATTCGGGATCAATTGGATATTCAGAAAAATCTGCTGGTCCGCTTGACAGGAGACGGACCGGTTTCACTGGCTAACCTGTTCACCGCCGGGATTCATGATTCAAAAGCACTGCAATTGCCTGCGAAGCTGCCTCTGGAACTGCTGGCCCATCGTCCCGATCTTGCGGCGGCCTTGCGCCGCGCCGAGGCCGCTTCGGAACGCATAAAAATGGCCAAAGCCAGCTTTCTGCCGACGATCGATCTCACGGCATTCGCCGGCATAAACGCTTTGGCAATGACCAAAGGCGCAAGCAGTTTAGCCAACCTATTATTTTCAGGCTCCAGTTTCTCTTATGGCGTAGCGCCCGGCCTGCGCCTTCCCTTGTTCGAAGGCGGGCGGCTGCGAGGAGAATTATCGGCCCAACGCGCCGAATACGACGGCGCAGTGGAACTTTATAACGACACCTTGCTGCATGCCGTGCAGGAAGTCGGCGATAGCCTCAGCAGTTGGGAGGAAACCCATGCCATATTGAAAGCTCAAGTTCGCTTACTGTCTTCGTCGCGCAAGAACCAAAGGCTTGCGGAAGATCGTTTCAGTATCGGCGTGGACGATCGCCAAGCCATGCTGAGCCGCGCACACGCCGCGCTCGACCAGGAATTTGCCTTGCAGACAGTGGAAGCCGATCATTGGATTGCCAGGGTGGATTTAATCGAAGCGCTAGGCGGGGGATACGCCAATGATCTTCGGATCGTGCAACAGAAAATCGCCCACTCGCAGGACCATCCCGAAGGTTTCGGCTTGTTCGGATGGTTGCTTGCCATGCCGGCCATATTCAACAAAAACTGAAGCGAGTTTTGTCAGTGACAAGTTCTATGAAAACGCGTCATCAAAGTCTTCGCGCCCGCCGTAAGCGGCGCCTGCAATGGATTGTTTCAATAGGGGTCTTGGCGGCTTTGATTTATACCGGTTATTGGTTGTATCGCCGTGACTGGATCGTCAGCCACAATGCCTTTGTCACCGGCAACCTGATTCCGGTCGAGGCGGACGCGACCGGCATTGTGACTCATGTATGGGTGGAGGAAAGCCAATTTGTCAAAAAGGGCGATCTTTTGGTCCGCCTTGACGAACACCGCGCTCAAACAGCCTTAAAGCAGACCGAAGGCGAACTCGGGCAAACGGTACGGGAAATCGGCGCGCTTTTCGCCACGCATCAGCAAATGTGTCAAAAACTCATTGGGCGTTCTTCAAAACTGGCCCGGGTGCGCCATGATGTCGTTCGGTTTCGGCAAGGCGTACCCAGCGGTTCGGTGTCGCAGCAGGTTTTGCAAAACGCCGAAGATCAAATGGCGGCGCTGGATGCCGAGATGCTGGAGGCAAGGTCCGAACTCGAGGCGATTCGAGCCAGAATCGGCGGCACCAGCCGAGCGAATCATCCTGACATCGAAGCGTCCAAGCATCGATTTATCAAGGCTTACATCGAATATACCCGCCAGCGTATTTATGCGCCGGTTTCAGGCTATGTCGCAAAACGGAAGGTTCAGGTCGGCGACCGGGTGCAACCGGGAGATTCTCTGATGACGTTGGTTCCATTGAATCATCTGTGGGTCGAAGCGAACTTACGGGAAACCGAGCTGCAACGCGTACGACCAGGCCAGTTGGCGGAGGTTGCCGTGGATCTTTACGGAGGAAACTACACGTTTCAAGGGACTGTTGAAGGGTTGGTGCCGGGGACCGGCAGCGTTTTCGCCTTGTTGCCTCCCGATAACGCAACCGGAAACTTCATCCATATCGTCGAGCGGGTACCCGTTCGCATCGCCTTGCGGGAAGACGAATTATTGGCGCACCCCATTCGTCCGGGGCTTTCCACCGTTACCTCCATTCATGTGGACAACACGGAAAAATCCCCGGAAGATTCGCTCACGCAAGCGGTCAGCCAGGAATATGAAACGGATATTTTCGCGGATGAACTCGCCGAGGCAGAAGCCAAGGCGAAAGCCATCGTCGCCAAGAACTTGATTACGCCCGACGCGACGCTGGATTCGGATTGCGGCAGGGTGGCGCTGAAAAAATGATCGGCCGACTCGGTCCCGGTCGAGACAGCATCCATTATTTTGCCCCCGTCGCCAATGCCGTTAAGTTAAGGAAACTCTGATCCTACAACGATTTTAACCAGCATATGGCGGAGCCGGTTCCCCAGGTTTGCTTATTAAGGATTTGGTCGATCATAACGTCCTCCTCTCGTTTCCCTCGCCGAACGCTTATCGTGATACCCCCTTGCCGGCTTGGGTTACATCCCAAAGGGCACAAGCCGCGGTAGGGTACGCTGTGCGTACCGTTCCCGCTCCGATGGTACGCACAGCGTACCCTACCGCTGAAAAGAGTGACGAAGCTTGCAAAATAGGGGTTGTGTTTAAAGAATGCTCTACCCGTTGCCGCCCTACGAAGGACCTCATAACGCGCGCCGCGCGCGGGAACGATCAGGCGGAACGCCGGGAGGTTATTTTTAGCCACATCTTAAGTTTTAAACTGCCGGATGAACTGCCTGGGTATCACTTTAGTGACCGCATCGCCCGAAAAATTCTTCAATTGGCTCTGGCACAAAGCGATCAGCCTTGTCGTGTGGACGCCATTGAACAACAGGCCATCGGCCACCCCGGCGCACAGGCTCCAGGATAACAGGATCACCACGAATTCAAGGTTGCCGCTGCGCCACATGGACAGCGAATGGCGCCGAAAAATCCACGGTACGCCCATCGGATTGGGCCAATCGGTAAGCAGATGCATGAGTCCGCCTGCCGCAAATCCGAAGGCGACGGGCGCCCACCCTGCCGAATTGAGGCTGACATACGAGTACCACAGCAGCGTTACCCAGGGAATGCCCCAATGGGTCAAGGTGCGATGCGTAATCCATAAACGGCGTTTCCCACGATGTTTCTTTCGCCACCACGCGATTTCCAGCCAGTCCGGAGCCGTTCCTCCCCACGCGCCTGCCACCAATGCCAGCATCGCCAGCAATTGAAATGGTCCTCCTGCGCCTCGATGTACCACAATCACAGCCGCAAGTATGCCGGCAGCGATACCGGACGCTTGATGAGCTTTTTTCGACGCCATGGATTCCTTCACTCAAAACCGGACATTTTACAAAATAACCCGTATAAGATGAAACCGGGTTACCGGTTTCCGCGGTTTGAAGGGCTAGGCGGCGCTAGATTTTTACCGGCTTGATAGACCCGGGCC
The genomic region above belongs to Methylomicrobium agile and contains:
- a CDS encoding HlyD family secretion protein, whose product is MKTRHQSLRARRKRRLQWIVSIGVLAALIYTGYWLYRRDWIVSHNAFVTGNLIPVEADATGIVTHVWVEESQFVKKGDLLVRLDEHRAQTALKQTEGELGQTVREIGALFATHQQMCQKLIGRSSKLARVRHDVVRFRQGVPSGSVSQQVLQNAEDQMAALDAEMLEARSELEAIRARIGGTSRANHPDIEASKHRFIKAYIEYTRQRIYAPVSGYVAKRKVQVGDRVQPGDSLMTLVPLNHLWVEANLRETELQRVRPGQLAEVAVDLYGGNYTFQGTVEGLVPGTGSVFALLPPDNATGNFIHIVERVPVRIALREDELLAHPIRPGLSTVTSIHVDNTEKSPEDSLTQAVSQEYETDIFADELAEAEAKAKAIVAKNLITPDATLDSDCGRVALKK
- a CDS encoding MFS transporter, with the protein product MAIIFDERLHGWRFVLFNAMLAFGHMAVLFNAGSYIALMPHVAGDLGGVKPSFGTWAQTDFMIAIALGFPLSRWLSGKYGTCSVWVTAFVVYALASSLCAISETLWLFLPARILLGLVGGLTLPVGQSLLLEEYPDHLKLLGLGVWGLVSMMPFTISFSVGGIIADEFGWRSLFYLNIPVALIVAAITGALLAGREFERSYIRFDAIGFVLLAIVLGGIQTILNQGNDFDWLDSTFLSVLLTLVIAALILFVVWELGERHPVLEIRLFGHCNFTIGVLASTVGFLLIQGILSLFIVQLQVLLGYSSFLASMVFLPMLLLAVPVAIAMHVVTLEWDARLLVCLNFLSFAGVWYWLGLFDDPGSFDQIFWPMLLLGFCLGSFFVPLTRLTVHGLSGRQERRAAEETGLLRIAAGAFGITLQGVLFFRRTPFHQLHLADNFGGRRFASLNLLQEFSLRLKTAGVAPEAINNEFVLFIRKQAAILAMNDTFLLASYLFAGLAGLIWLASPVYPSPHPGRRQEIEDIQAEQLMEEP
- a CDS encoding glutathione peroxidase, with protein sequence MTTSIYDFKVTSLNGTEASLDQYRGKVLLIVNTASRCGFTPQYQGLEELYRRYRDRGLAVLGFPCNQFGAQEPGNAEDIRSFCTVNYGVSFPMFSKIEVNGEQADPLFRYLKAQAKGILGSTAIKWNFTKFLVNRQGDVVGRYGSATKPEQLAAAIEGLLPPV
- a CDS encoding metal-dependent hydrolase; translated protein: MASKKAHQASGIAAGILAAVIVVHRGAGGPFQLLAMLALVAGAWGGTAPDWLEIAWWRKKHRGKRRLWITHRTLTHWGIPWVTLLWYSYVSLNSAGWAPVAFGFAAGGLMHLLTDWPNPMGVPWIFRRHSLSMWRSGNLEFVVILLSWSLCAGVADGLLFNGVHTTRLIALCQSQLKNFSGDAVTKVIPRQFIRQFKT
- the ylqF gene encoding ribosome biogenesis GTPase YlqF translates to MQIQWYPGHMHKAGKEIKEILPKTDIVIEVLDARIPFSSANPLLASLRGDKPCLKVLSKSDLADPELTAVWQDYLEREQGVKTLALTSREPEKIRKIPALCRNMLAGQMQNDRIVHALIMGIPNVGKSTLINILAGRTVAKTGNEPAVTKTQQRIAIGSNVVLLDTPGMLWPNIENRHSGLRLAATGAIKDTALHHEAVAAFVAGYLNRQYPDYLRERFRLERIPESDEAVLEAISRKRGCLRAGGQMDLDKAAKILLAEFRAGTVGRVTLETPPMMEQELAEVTVIREQKAKKKRLRKLNKLSHE
- a CDS encoding efflux transporter outer membrane subunit, with the translated sequence MISPLKPRRWMLILLLVVSGCAWIPEGEKPAQFIEMPSTEHISSQVRVDETGAPSKQWPKPEWWREFGSDELNSLMAKALQGNPDLKAAAARLRQAQALIRVEGARLLPFLDADAELANERISEHGVYAALNREEAAGANIVFGKMNPLSLRYEFDFWGKYRAALEAAIGEAASEDAELAETRLLLTTAIARSYIRGLALRRQLDLSRKIVELRKEMLHLAETRLELGIDSEDPAEQAGIELEAANKREAGIRDQLDIQKNLLVRLTGDGPVSLANLFTAGIHDSKALQLPAKLPLELLAHRPDLAAALRRAEAASERIKMAKASFLPTIDLTAFAGINALAMTKGASSLANLLFSGSSFSYGVAPGLRLPLFEGGRLRGELSAQRAEYDGAVELYNDTLLHAVQEVGDSLSSWEETHAILKAQVRLLSSSRKNQRLAEDRFSIGVDDRQAMLSRAHAALDQEFALQTVEADHWIARVDLIEALGGGYANDLRIVQQKIAHSQDHPEGFGLFGWLLAMPAIFNKN
- the yfbR gene encoding 5'-deoxynucleotidase, with protein sequence MVDAAKISVSTPFYAYLSRLRWIKRWGLKRNAHDENVMEHSWEVAVIAHTLALIKNRYYGGNLDANAVAAAALYHDITEVITGDLPTPIKYHSEAINVAYKQIEKQAEKELLKLLPSELQADFETLILHDAMPEEHVRIIKAADKISAYLKCQAEMKAGNTEFETAAQELAETIAGYRQPEVVFFMQAFAPSCGLTLDGLMRT
- a CDS encoding DedA family protein, coding for MDILTHVLDFFLHINAHLADIFARYGVLTYTILFLIVFCETGLVVMPWLPGDSLLFAAGALTASTGQLDIYVLIVLLIAAALTGDNVNYVVGRFLGQKIKAREKIGFFKREYIERTEAYYEQYGGRTVIIARFVPLVRTVAPFVAGAGNMCYVRYLGFCIGGAMLWVGGLTMLGYQFGNLEIVQKNFELVILSIVAISLLPIVHQIWKNFRSKTSETASV